In the genome of Candidatus Rokuibacteriota bacterium, the window ATGCGCTGGCGGCCTGGATGGACGCCATGCGGTTCCGGTCTGCGCATCTCGTCGCCAACTCCTTCGGCTGCCAGGTCCTAGCGGAGTTCGCCCTGCGGCACGCCCATCGGGTGGACCGGTTGGTCTTTCAAGGGCCGACCGTCGATCCGAAGGCACGAACGGTGCGCCAACAGCTCGCCCGTCTCATCCGGAATTCGTCGTCGGAAGGGCCGGGGCTGGGCTGGATCACCGTCGTTGACTACGTGAAGGCGGGGCTGCGGAGGATCCGCGCGACCATACGGATGGCGATAGAGGATCGCATCGAAGACAAGCTGCCCCGAATCTCCGCCCCGACTCTCGTGGTGCGGGGCGGGAAGGATCCGATCGTTCCCCAGCAGTGGGCGGAAGAGGTTGTCCGCCGATTACCGAGGGCGGAGCTACGGGTGCTCCCCGGCCTCGGACACACGATCAACTACACCGCGCCCAAGCAATTCGTCGCCGCCATGCGCCCGTTCCTGCACCTGTGAGCGGGTGATGTCCGAATACGTCGATTACCTCGCCGATTTCGATTCCGCCACCGGGATGCTTCGCGCGCTCGCCGCGTACCTGCGGGGCGAGGACCTTCCGCTGCTCGGCGCGATGCCCCGATCGAGAGCGCCGCTCATGAAGCTGGTCGCGTCGGCGGTCAACCGCTTGCCCACGCCACTCCAGGAGCAGGTCTACATCTGGAGCGGCTGGATGGAGGCGGTGTCGCCGCGGAGGCTCGCGGCCGTGAGCGGCGACGAGGTCTCGACCTGGATGGCGAGCTTGTATCCGCGACGACAGTATCCGGCCGTCGTCATCGGATCGTCCAACGGCGCCGCGGTCCATCTGTGGGCCGCGCTCGGCGTCCCGTGGCTGCCGCAGACGTTCCTGGTGCCGGTCGCGCGATCGGGTATCCCTCCGGACGAGCCCGCTGAAGAGATGCGATGGGCGGAGCCCCATGCCGAGACCGTGCTGCAAAGGAACCCCGATCTCGAGCTCCATCACATGCACGATCCCGTGCAGGACCGGCTGATGGTCCAGCGCATGAGCTACTTCCGGTTCAAGCGGCGAACCCTGGGCGCGGCCTATGAGGGCTTCCTCCGCGAGTGTCTCGCGCCGGGCGGGACCATCATCGTGATGGAATGCGGGCTCCAGTGGCCGACGACGCGCCGTGGCGATCGGCACGTCTTCCAGTTCGGAGCGCTCGGCGGCGCCACGGTCGACGAGATGATGCGCGGCGGAGACCGCGTCGAAGCCTACCTGCGGCGCCACCGGTCTCCCAGGATGCGATGGGAACCGCCGGCGGCCGAGGGCACGAGCCCCGAGGCCGAGTGGGGCTTCGCGCCGTCGCTTCGAGAGGATGTGGAGCGCTTCGCGCGGCGCCATGGCCACCGCGTCCGGCGTGTCATGTTCGAGCAGCCGGAGGATGTGAGTCCGATGGTGGCCGACCTGTACCGGTGGTGGTATCAGCGGCTCGGCGTCGCGGACAATCGTCTCGTTGTCGATTCCTTCATCCTGATGGAACCCTACTGGACGATCCGTACCCGCTCCGTCCCGTTCTGGA includes:
- a CDS encoding alpha/beta hydrolase, whose product is MFDVRALEALTAPWPAAHHCPAQRGLWSVSRGRGAGARIRGTAMELERVWTDTAAGAMHARVGGDPVSGNPVVLVHGMVISSRYMVPTALELAPLCPVYAIDLPGYGDSVKPRAMLGLSELADALAAWMDAMRFRSAHLVANSFGCQVLAEFALRHAHRVDRLVFQGPTVDPKARTVRQQLARLIRNSSSEGPGLGWITVVDYVKAGLRRIRATIRMAIEDRIEDKLPRISAPTLVVRGGKDPIVPQQWAEEVVRRLPRAELRVLPGLGHTINYTAPKQFVAAMRPFLHL